A window from Gossypium raimondii isolate GPD5lz chromosome 7, ASM2569854v1, whole genome shotgun sequence encodes these proteins:
- the LOC105797205 gene encoding (+)-neomenthol dehydrogenase — MAEATKRYAVVTGANKGVGLEICKQLAQNGIMVVLTARDEKRGLEALESLKHSGLSGYLVFHQLDVADPKSIASLADFVKKQFGKLDILVNNAGILGATFSIAPGTEVNSRDIWSKATDDNYELAEECLKTNYNGAKRTAEALIPLLQLSDLPRIVNVSSSIVMLKGKGEKLKGVLTGVTTEEKLNDLITEYLKDFKEGLHGSKGWPTFISAYTVSKVALNAYTRILASKYPDFCINSVCPGYAKTDINLNTGTIAAEEGAVTPVKLALLPKGGPSGLFFVKGEPATPEP, encoded by the exons ATGGCAGAAGCAACCAAGAG GTATGCAGTTGTCACTGGGGCAAACAAGGGTGTTGGACTTGAAATATGTAAGCAATTAGCTCAAAATGGGATCATGGTGGTGTTAACAGCTAGAGATGAGAAAAGAGGTCTTGAAGCTCTTGAAAGTCTAAAACACTCTGGTCTCTCGGGTTATCTAGTTTTTCACCAGCTCGATGTAGCAGACCCTAAAAGCATTGCATCTCTGGCAGATTTTGTGAAGAAACAATTTGGGAAGTTGGATATCTTG GTTAACAATGCTGGGATATTAGGTGCAACCTTTTCAATTGCTCCTGGTACTGAG GTAAATTCGCGTGATATATGGAGTAAAGCGACTGATGACAATTACGAGTTAGCCGAAGAATGCCTAAAAACAAACTACAATGGCGCTAAAAGAACTGCCGAAGCACTTATTCCATTGCTGCAACTATCCGACTTACCAAGGATTGTAAACGTTTCCTCCTCTATAGTCATGCTGAAG GGTAAAGGTGAAAAGCTTAAAGGAGTGTTAACAGGTGTTACAACAGAGGAGAAACTGAATGACTTAATAACCGAGTATCTAAAAGATTTTAAGGAGGGTTTACATGGAAGTAAAGGATGGCCAACCTTCATCTCTGCCTATACTGTCTCAAAAGTAGCATTGAATGCTTATACAAGGATTCTGGCAAGCAAGTACCCAGATTTCTGCATCAACTCTGTTTGCCCTGGATATGCCAAAACTGATATAAACCTCAACACTGGTACAATAGCTGCTGAAGAAGGTGCTGTGACTCCTGTTAAGTTGGCACTCTTGCCTAAAGGTGGCCCTTCTGGTCTCTTTTTTGTGAAGGGTGAGCCTGCAACTCCGGAACCTTGA